Proteins encoded within one genomic window of Salipaludibacillus agaradhaerens:
- the purU gene encoding formyltetrahydrofolate deformylase, producing MNVKMNHRLQAYFDRHQNHARLLITCLDQPGIVAAVSKFLYDRKANIVQSDQYTTDPEGGQFFMRVAFDMPEMKDYEDTLVREFEEVANTFKMEWRLSFADQLKRMAIFVSKQEHCLLELLWQLQSGDLTAEVPMVISNHPDHRELVESFNIPFYHIPVTKETKKEAEQEQLALLKDKVDVIVLARYMQILSPEFVAHYPGKIINIHHSFLPAFVGAKPYERAYERGVKLIGATSHYVTNDLDEGPIIEQDVHRVNHRYHVDDLKRIGGHIERSVLARAVGWHLEDRIIAHNNKTVVF from the coding sequence ATGAACGTAAAAATGAATCACCGATTACAAGCTTATTTTGACCGCCACCAAAATCATGCCAGATTACTGATCACCTGCTTAGATCAACCAGGTATCGTGGCTGCTGTGTCAAAATTTTTATACGATAGAAAAGCGAATATTGTACAATCTGACCAATATACAACCGACCCTGAAGGCGGACAATTTTTTATGCGGGTCGCATTCGACATGCCTGAGATGAAAGATTATGAGGACACATTAGTAAGAGAATTCGAGGAAGTAGCTAACACGTTTAAGATGGAATGGCGGCTTTCCTTTGCCGACCAGTTAAAAAGAATGGCTATTTTTGTTTCCAAACAAGAACATTGTCTCCTTGAGTTATTATGGCAATTACAATCCGGAGATCTTACTGCTGAAGTCCCAATGGTCATTAGTAATCACCCAGACCATCGGGAACTAGTAGAGTCATTCAATATTCCTTTTTATCACATTCCCGTGACAAAGGAGACCAAAAAAGAAGCAGAACAAGAACAGCTTGCTCTTTTGAAGGATAAAGTGGATGTTATTGTCTTAGCGCGTTATATGCAGATCCTTTCACCGGAGTTTGTCGCTCATTATCCAGGGAAAATCATCAACATCCATCACTCATTTCTCCCTGCTTTTGTTGGGGCGAAGCCTTATGAACGAGCATACGAGCGAGGCGTTAAATTGATTGGTGCCACCTCCCATTACGTTACGAATGATCTGGACGAAGGGCCAATTATTGAACAAGATGTCCATCGCGTTAATCACCGCTACCACGTGGATGACTTAAAACGTATCGGCGGTCATATTGAACGATCTGTCTTAGCCCGAGCTGTAGGATGGCATCTGGAAGATCGTATTATTGCCCATAACAATAAAACCGTTGTTTTTTAA
- a CDS encoding nuclease-related domain-containing protein, with the protein MISKPRTIPVPLLQLDSLLRRLPPSHPKTSTVAEMLAKYKKGYRGELALDYYLDYLELDTCFIINDLRLPDGMSRFFQLDTLLLTPTFFCIFEIKNLSGVLSFDTSLNQMRRTIHGETEGYLDPISQVQMQHVHLRRLLKKYRFPQITINPFVVISHPTTIIENRNSSVLHAHAVLATISELGKESSKHPLQFNMLHDLNKKLLELHVPKRLDVLKEFNIDKNELIFGVRCEKCREYGMRRHYAVWICDFCGYQSRLAHLLALEDYSLLINNVITNKHARIFLKVDSRNAITYLFKTMNVQLIGKYNYSAYRLPFDYSYSRKGLFQY; encoded by the coding sequence TTGATTTCTAAACCACGTACGATCCCCGTACCACTTCTTCAACTTGATTCTTTGCTTCGACGTCTCCCACCTTCTCATCCTAAAACCTCTACAGTTGCAGAAATGTTAGCGAAGTATAAAAAAGGCTATCGAGGTGAATTAGCTCTTGATTATTATCTTGACTATTTAGAATTAGACACCTGCTTCATCATCAATGATCTTAGATTACCAGACGGAATGAGCCGTTTTTTTCAGTTAGATACATTGCTCCTTACACCAACTTTTTTTTGCATTTTTGAAATTAAGAATCTCTCTGGAGTTCTGTCCTTTGACACATCACTTAACCAAATGAGACGGACTATCCACGGTGAAACTGAAGGGTATCTTGATCCTATATCTCAAGTACAAATGCAGCATGTTCATCTACGTCGTTTGCTCAAAAAGTACAGGTTCCCTCAAATTACTATCAACCCTTTTGTTGTTATCAGTCATCCTACTACAATTATAGAGAATAGGAATTCCTCTGTTTTACACGCTCATGCAGTACTCGCCACAATAAGTGAATTAGGAAAAGAATCCTCTAAACATCCTCTTCAATTCAATATGCTTCATGATTTAAATAAAAAATTATTAGAATTACATGTACCAAAAAGATTGGATGTTTTAAAAGAATTTAATATTGATAAAAATGAATTGATCTTCGGCGTCAGATGTGAGAAGTGTCGTGAATATGGTATGCGGAGGCACTACGCAGTGTGGATTTGTGACTTTTGCGGATATCAATCAAGACTTGCGCATTTACTGGCATTAGAGGATTATTCATTGTTAATTAACAACGTCATTACAAATAAACATGCACGCATTTTTTTGAAGGTAGATTCAAGGAATGCGATTACTTATTTATTCAAAACGATGAATGTCCAGCTGATAGGAAAGTATAATTATAGTGCTTATCGCCTTCCATTTGACTATTCGTACTCTAGGAAAGGACTATTTCAGTATTAA
- a CDS encoding YerC/YecD family TrpR-related protein, with the protein MQIDKLRGKELDQLFKAILSLKDVEECYTFFDDLCTMNEIQSLAQRLEVARMLMEGDTYQRIEKDTGASTATISRVKRCINYGNDGYKFALDRVAEEKE; encoded by the coding sequence ATGCAAATTGATAAATTAAGAGGAAAAGAATTAGACCAACTTTTTAAAGCCATATTAAGTCTAAAAGATGTAGAGGAGTGCTATACATTTTTTGATGACCTCTGTACGATGAACGAAATACAGTCCCTCGCTCAGCGGCTGGAAGTTGCACGTATGCTCATGGAAGGCGACACATACCAACGTATTGAGAAAGACACCGGTGCCAGCACTGCTACAATCTCAAGAGTTAAGCGCTGTATCAACTACGGGAATGACGGTTACAAATTTGCCTTGGACCGAGTAGCTGAAGAAAAGGAATAA